CTTATTAAAATGTTCTGGAAGCTTTAAATCTAATGATACACAGTTTAAATTATTAATTTTAGATAAAGAATCAGGCAATGTGCCATTGGTTTCGATCATAATTTTAAAATCAGTTTGACTGATTATTTCATTGATAAAATCAAAATATAACAAAGGTTCGCCTCCAGTAAATGAAATAGAATGCAAATCTGGAGTTTCTAATTCTTTAATTTTCTTAACTACTTCTTCAACAGACTTTAAGATTCCATTATTAACATTTTGACTATTCTTAGTGTCACAATAATTGCAATTTAGATTACATCCAGCAAAACGAATAAATATTTGTCTTTTGCCAATCCATAACCCTTCTCCTTGAAAACTCGAGAAAATTTCTACTATAGGTGCTTTCATTAAATCATTCCTTTTTACAGAAAGCTCCTTGACCAATTCCTTCATTTACACAGACAGATACAGAATCAATTTCATGACCTTTCTCTTTTAAATCTTCAAATATAATATTTGCAAAATATTGTGATAATTCTTCAGCAGAGCTGTGTTTTAATGGTAAAAGGACACAGTCTTCCATTGGGAACTTATACTCCTTATTTTTAATAATAAATTCCACATAATCTTTATTGCAGAAATCAAGAACAGATAATTCATCTGAATTCGATGATTTGTTTGAATCCATAGATTTATCTGAATCTGCAGATTTATCTGAATCTTTATAATCCTCGGAATCTGTAGACTTATCTAGATCTTCATCTTGATAATCTTTTGATTCTTCTTTTTCATCTGAATCTAATTCTTCAAAATGATTTATTCCTTTAAATTTCATATTTTTATTATTAATTGGAATTAAAACTCGATGATCTAATTTTTTACATATAGATCTTACAGAATTTTTTACATCTTTAAAATCAACCACAAAATCATAGTCTCCAGATCTATTACCTTCAATTTCTACATCTACAAAATAAGAATGTCCATGAATAAACCCACAAGAAGCATGGGCAGGGATAATATGAGCAGATGAAAATCTTAAACCTGCATTAATTCCATTAATCATAATCTTCATAATTTTTACTCCATTTATTATAATATAATAACTAATAAATTAATTACTAAAAAACAAAAATAACAAATTAAAACATAAAACAAATCATAAAACATATAATTATCAATAATATAATTATCAATCATAACATATAATTATCAAAAAACTTATTAAATATTACAATAAATTAGTTTTGCTTATGTCTAATTCAATATCATTCAATTCATCCATATAATTTTTAACAATATTATTTATAAAATCAATTAGATTAATATCATTCATATTAGCATTATCTAAACTAATATAATTTAAGTTGGTTTTATTTATATTAGTATTG
The sequence above is a segment of the Methanobrevibacter arboriphilus JCM 13429 = DSM 1125 genome. Coding sequences within it:
- a CDS encoding 7-carboxy-7-deazaguanine synthase QueE, coding for MKELVKELSVKRNDLMKAPIVEIFSSFQGEGLWIGKRQIFIRFAGCNLNCNYCDTKNSQNVNNGILKSVEEVVKKIKELETPDLHSISFTGGEPLLYFDFINEIISQTDFKIMIETNGTLPDSLSKINNLNCVSLDLKLPEHFNKDWNEEIFNNEILSIKSLIANKKNFYCKIVVSPSTSLATIKELGEKIHKIFPNDKFSIVLQPESPIKQWKNKSNAFFEFSESLGEYFNVFIIPQTHKILNIE
- a CDS encoding 6-pyruvoyl trahydropterin synthase family protein — translated: MKIMINGINAGLRFSSAHIIPAHASCGFIHGHSYFVDVEIEGNRSGDYDFVVDFKDVKNSVRSICKKLDHRVLIPINNKNMKFKGINHFEELDSDEKEESKDYQDEDLDKSTDSEDYKDSDKSADSDKSMDSNKSSNSDELSVLDFCNKDYVEFIIKNKEYKFPMEDCVLLPLKHSSAEELSQYFANIIFEDLKEKGHEIDSVSVCVNEGIGQGAFCKKE